A genomic stretch from Oceanidesulfovibrio indonesiensis includes:
- the bcp gene encoding thioredoxin-dependent thiol peroxidase yields MNPLKAGDIAPKFSLPDQDGEQVNLTDFQGQRVLVYFYPKAMTPGCTVQACGLRDNMDELKKVGVEVLGISTDKPEKLSRFAEKELLNFTLLSDEDHQVC; encoded by the coding sequence ATGAACCCACTGAAAGCCGGTGACATCGCACCGAAATTTAGCTTACCGGATCAAGACGGCGAGCAAGTAAATTTGACCGACTTCCAGGGACAGCGTGTTCTGGTCTATTTCTACCCGAAAGCCATGACCCCCGGCTGCACCGTACAGGCCTGCGGCTTACGCGACAACATGGACGAGTTGAAGAAAGTCGGCGTGGAAGTGCTGGGTATCAGCACGGATAAACCAGAAAAGCTGTCACGATTTGCTGAAAAAGAGCTGCTGAACTTCACGCTGCTTTCTGATGAAGACCATCAGGTGTGCGA